A window from Pleuronectes platessa chromosome 6, fPlePla1.1, whole genome shotgun sequence encodes these proteins:
- the adora1b gene encoding adenosine receptor A1b isoform X2: MPGAPPFYIGMEVLIAVASVIGNVMVVWAVKINKSLRDNTFCFIVSLALADIAVGALVIPLAITISIGLQTHFYSCLLVACTVLVLTQSSILALLAIAIDRYLRVKIPTRYKQVVTPRRAGLAVVVCWTVAFIVGFTPMLGWNNLWRLQQDGLNSSNLMITCQFENVISMDYMVYFNFFSWVLPPLLLMLIIYAEIFYVIHKQLNKKKFTTSHTDPNKYYDKELNLAKSLALVLFLFAVSWLPLHIINCITLFCPDCEKPLSVIYIAILLTHGNSAVNPIIYAFRIKKFRTAFRKIWHQYFCCKDTPALEIQPSDRKEMPDSEPLQALPPQKDVPKSDPPPQLPSPPEQQNQRPEPLQQPKEHPPSLEQNTV; this comes from the exons ATGCCCGGAGCACCACCCTTCTACATCGGGATGGAGGTGCTGATCGCGGTCGCGTCTGTGATCGGGAACGTGATGGTGGTCTGGGCGGTGAAAATTAACAAGTCGCTTCGAGATAACACGTTTTGCTTCATCGTCTCTCTGGCTCTGGCGGATATTGCAGTGGGCGCCCTCGTCATCCCGCTGGCCATCACCATCAGCATCGGACTTCAGACTCACTTTTACAGCTGCCTGCTCGTGGCGTGCACGGTGCTGGTGTTGACGCAAAGTTCAATCCTCGCCCTCCTGGCTATAGCAATTGACCGCTATCTCAGGGTCAAGATCCCGACCAG GTACAAGCAGGTGGTGACCCCTCGGCGAGCGGGGCTGGCGGTGGTGGTATGCTGGACGGTGGCTTTCATCGTGGGCTTCACACCCATGTTGGGCTGGAACAACCTGTGGCGCCTCCAGCAGGACGGCCTCAACAGCTCCAACCTCATGATCACctgtcagtttgaaaatgtcatCAGCATGGACTACATGGTGTATTTTAACTTCTTCAGCTGGGTGCTGCCGCCCCTCCTCCTCATGCTGATAATCTACGCAGAGATCTTCTACGTGATCCACAAGCAACTCAACAAAAAGAAGTTCACCACCAGCCACACCGACCCCAACAAGTACTACGACAAGGAGCTAAATCTTGCCAAATCCCTGGCTCTGGTCCTTTTTCTCTTTGCTGTCAGCTGGCTCCCCCTCCACATCATCAACTGCATCACACTCTTCTGCCCCGACTGCGAGAAGCCCTTATCCGTCATCTACATCGCCATCCTGCTCACCCACGGCAACTCCGCTGTCAACCCAATCATCTACGCTTTTCGCATCAAGAAGTTCCGCACAGCCTTCCGGAAAATCTGGCACCAGTACTTCTGCTGCAAGGACACGCCAGCTCTGGAGATTCAGCCCAGCGACAGGAAGGAGATGCCCGATTCAGAGCCACTGCAAGCCCTGCCACCGCAGAAGGACGTCCCTAAGTCGGATCCACCACCACAGCTGCCGTCTCCACCtgagcagcagaaccagagGCCCGAACCACTGCAGCAGCCTAAAGAGCATCCTCCCTCACTGGAGCAGAACACAGTCTAA
- the adora1b gene encoding adenosine receptor A1b isoform X1: MLDFYQLIYIGMEVLIAVASVIGNVMVVWAVKINKSLRDNTFCFIVSLALADIAVGALVIPLAITISIGLQTHFYSCLLVACTVLVLTQSSILALLAIAIDRYLRVKIPTRYKQVVTPRRAGLAVVVCWTVAFIVGFTPMLGWNNLWRLQQDGLNSSNLMITCQFENVISMDYMVYFNFFSWVLPPLLLMLIIYAEIFYVIHKQLNKKKFTTSHTDPNKYYDKELNLAKSLALVLFLFAVSWLPLHIINCITLFCPDCEKPLSVIYIAILLTHGNSAVNPIIYAFRIKKFRTAFRKIWHQYFCCKDTPALEIQPSDRKEMPDSEPLQALPPQKDVPKSDPPPQLPSPPEQQNQRPEPLQQPKEHPPSLEQNTV, from the exons ATGCTAGACTTCTATCAACTGA TCTACATCGGGATGGAGGTGCTGATCGCGGTCGCGTCTGTGATCGGGAACGTGATGGTGGTCTGGGCGGTGAAAATTAACAAGTCGCTTCGAGATAACACGTTTTGCTTCATCGTCTCTCTGGCTCTGGCGGATATTGCAGTGGGCGCCCTCGTCATCCCGCTGGCCATCACCATCAGCATCGGACTTCAGACTCACTTTTACAGCTGCCTGCTCGTGGCGTGCACGGTGCTGGTGTTGACGCAAAGTTCAATCCTCGCCCTCCTGGCTATAGCAATTGACCGCTATCTCAGGGTCAAGATCCCGACCAG GTACAAGCAGGTGGTGACCCCTCGGCGAGCGGGGCTGGCGGTGGTGGTATGCTGGACGGTGGCTTTCATCGTGGGCTTCACACCCATGTTGGGCTGGAACAACCTGTGGCGCCTCCAGCAGGACGGCCTCAACAGCTCCAACCTCATGATCACctgtcagtttgaaaatgtcatCAGCATGGACTACATGGTGTATTTTAACTTCTTCAGCTGGGTGCTGCCGCCCCTCCTCCTCATGCTGATAATCTACGCAGAGATCTTCTACGTGATCCACAAGCAACTCAACAAAAAGAAGTTCACCACCAGCCACACCGACCCCAACAAGTACTACGACAAGGAGCTAAATCTTGCCAAATCCCTGGCTCTGGTCCTTTTTCTCTTTGCTGTCAGCTGGCTCCCCCTCCACATCATCAACTGCATCACACTCTTCTGCCCCGACTGCGAGAAGCCCTTATCCGTCATCTACATCGCCATCCTGCTCACCCACGGCAACTCCGCTGTCAACCCAATCATCTACGCTTTTCGCATCAAGAAGTTCCGCACAGCCTTCCGGAAAATCTGGCACCAGTACTTCTGCTGCAAGGACACGCCAGCTCTGGAGATTCAGCCCAGCGACAGGAAGGAGATGCCCGATTCAGAGCCACTGCAAGCCCTGCCACCGCAGAAGGACGTCCCTAAGTCGGATCCACCACCACAGCTGCCGTCTCCACCtgagcagcagaaccagagGCCCGAACCACTGCAGCAGCCTAAAGAGCATCCTCCCTCACTGGAGCAGAACACAGTCTAA